A genomic window from Hyla sarda isolate aHylSar1 chromosome 10, aHylSar1.hap1, whole genome shotgun sequence includes:
- the LOC130293975 gene encoding protein kinase C delta type-like: protein MASTGHGEDGEEVKRKREDKRKGEEEGEDGVKRRRGDDDGGSEDEEPTPRMVSTGHGEDGEEEKRKREEEGEDGVKRRRGDDNGGSEDEEPTPGMASTGHGEDGKEEKRKSGGKRKREEEGEDGVKRRRGDGDGGSEDEEPTPGMASTGHGEDGEEKRKSEGKRKREEEGEDGVKRRRGDGDGGSEDEEPTPGSSQGTLGTYPRLTVSSYHLHQLLGRGNFGKVVLASVPGQDTYMAIKIINKKEDNEDSIKRELRILLAARDCPFLCHIYAAHQSLERAYFITEYLSGGSLEDLIRVCGYLDIDNIRFYAAEMVCGLQFLHGQNIVHRDLKPENIMLDAEGHIRIIDLGLAQDGVTASSRIDGVTGTFYYMAPEVLLGKEYCTAVDWWSLGIVLCRMATGRFPFYIGHSKQKVFRAITRKEPKFPPGLDAAIEHLITQLLRKNPDKRLGVRRNIRTHPFFSTIGWEELEEKRAEPPWKPYKTVLQNHHLQWPEDTETPHHVIGFNYTSPSWARSGL from the exons ATGGCGTCTACTGGACATGGAGAAGATGGCGAGGAGgtgaagaggaagagagaagacaaGAGGAAGGGGGAAGAGGAAGGTGAAGATGGAgtcaagaggaggagaggagatgacgatggaggatcagaggatgaggagccaacacCTCGGATGGTGTCCACTGGACATGGAGAAGATggcgaggaggagaagaggaagagggaagaggaaggcgaGGATGGAGTCAAGAGAAGGAGAGGAGACGACAATGGAGGATCggaggatgaggagccaacacCTGGGATGGCGTCCACTGGACATGGAGAAGATGGCAAGGAGGAGAAAAGGAAGAGCGGAggcaagaggaagagggaagaggaaggcgaggatggagtcaagaggaggagaggagacggcgatggaggatcagaggatgaggagccaacacctgggatggcgtccactggacatggagaagatggcgaggagaagaggaagagtgaaggcaagaggaagagggaagaggaaggcgaggatggagtcaagaggaggagaggagacggcgatggaggatcagaggatgaggagccaacacCTGGGAGCAGCCAAGGAACATTGGGCACCTACCCCAGACTAACGgtcagcagctaccatctccacCAGCTCCTGGGTAGGGGCAACTTTGGCAAA GTGGTCCTGGCATCAGTCCCTGGTCAAGACACCTACATGGCCATAAAAATCATCAACAAAAAAGAGGACAACGAGGATTCCATCAAGAGAGAGCTGCGGATACTCCTGGCGGCCCGAGACTGTCCGTTTCTATGCCACATCTACGCCGCACATCAGTCTTTGGAGCGTGCCTACTTCATCACAGAATATCTGTCTGGCGGCAGTCTGGAGGATTTGATCAGGGTGTGCGGCTATCTGGACATCGACAACATAAGGTTCTACGCAGCAGAGATGGTATGTGGGCTCCAGTTCCTCCATGGACAAAACATCGTCCACAGAGACCTCAAGCCGGAGAACATCATGTTGGATGCAGAAGGCCACATCCGCATCATTGACCTGGGCCTGGCACAGGATGGAGTCACCGCCTCCAGTAGGATCGATGGAGTGACAGGAACATTCTACTACATGGCCCCGGAGGTGCTTCTCGGGAAGGAGTATTGTACAGCAGTTGACTGGTGGAGCCTCGGGATTGTGTTGTGCAGGATGGCAACAGGACGCTTCCCATTTTACATCGGCCACAGCAAGCAGAAGGTTTTCAGAGCCATCACCAGAAAGGAGCCGAAATTTCCACCCGGGCTGGATGCTGCTATTGAACATCTCATCACTCAACTGCTACGCAAGAATCCGGACAAGCGCCTGGGGGTGCGAAGAAACATCCGGACGCATCCATTCTTTTCCACCATTGgctgggaggagctggaggagaagagagcAGAGCCACCATGGAAGCCGTATAAGACAGTTCTGCAAAATCACCATCTGCAGTGGCCAGAGGACACAGAGACTCCCCATCATGTGATCGGATTCAATTATACGTCACCAAGCTGGGCCCG ATCTGGACTCTGA